Genomic window (Pristis pectinata isolate sPriPec2 chromosome 38, sPriPec2.1.pri, whole genome shotgun sequence):
GAGAAAAACTTGGCTTGtgtactattcatacagatcaattcattacacagtgcattgaggtagtacagggtaaaacaatacagaatgcagaataaagtgtcacagctacagagaaagtgcagtgcgttcagataataaggtgcaaggtcatatcgaggtagattgtgaggtcaaaagtccatcttatcataatagggaaccattcaacagtcttataacagcaggatagaagctgtccttgagcctggtggtacgtgctttcaggcttttgtatcttcttcctgatgggaggggggagaagagagaatgtccggggtccttgctcatgctggctgctttactgaggcagcgacaagtgtagacagagtccatggaggggaggctggtttccgtgatgtgctgggctgtgtccacaactctctgcaattttttgcatgGGTAGAGCAGTTaacttaccaagccgtgatgcatccagataggatgctttctgtggtgcattgataaagattggtgagggtcaaagggaacatgccaaatttcattagcctcctaaggaagtagaggcgctggtgagctttcttggccatggcatctatgtggttgaatcaggacaggctattggtgatgttcactcctaggaacttgaagctcttgacctcagtactgttgatgtagacaggagcatgtacactgcctgaagtcaatgaccagctcttctgttttgctgacattgagggaaaggttgttgtcatgacaccatgtctatCTCCGTCctttactctgactcatcgttatttgagatgtggcccactGTGGTGCTGTCATCTGCAGacgtagatggaattagagcagaatctggccacgcagtcatgagtgtatagggagtagagtaaggggctgaggacgcagccttgtggggcaccagtgttgagaataatcgtgccggaggtgttccGAGGAATTATTGTACTAAATCCACCAAGCACTCCACCCTTAAAACCATCTCAAAATGCATCTCTCCAACCCTGCCAGTTCTCATGACCTCTCCCTTCCTGAATTGGTGTCTCTTTGTGAAGTGCCTTGCAATATTTTCTGCACGAGAATCTAGATCAAGAATTGTCATCAGGTTTTTAAATCTCATACTTGGTGAACCTTAATCAAATTCACCTCGTGTCTTTTCTTGCTTCAGCCATGTGGTGTCCTGTATTCAGATTCAGTTCagtttattatcatgtacacCATGGTTTTACCCTTGGTTTAGGGGTTTTGCCCTTAAACTTTCAAAGTGCCCACATTGAGGTATTGTTTCAGCTAAATGTTGACAAGGCATCAGAGTTTGCAGAGAAGGAAGTTGAGTGATGAAGTGATAAttgtggggtgatgcattttggaaagtcaaaccagcgtaggacttgtatggtagggcaccagggaatGTAGTAAAAccgagggacctaggagtacaagtgcatagttcattgaaagcggcgtcacaggtagacagggtggcggagaaggcgtttgacacgctggccttcatcagtcagggcattgagtataggagttgggacattatgttgcagttgtataagtcgttggtgaggctgcacttggagtactgagtttTAGTTACTCTGttggaggaaagatgtgattaaactgggaaaaagtgcagaaaagatttccgaggatgttgccaggacgagagggcctgagttacagggagaggttggccacgctgggtctttattccttgaaacgtaggagaatgaggggcgaccttatagaaatgtttaaaattatgagaggcacagataaggtggacagtaacagtcttttccccagggtaggggagtccaaaactcggaGGCAtcaatttagggtgagaggggaaagatttaaaagggacctgaggggcaactttttcatgcagagggtggtgagtgtatggaacgagctgccagagggagtgggtgaggcaggtacaacagagtcatttaagaagcacttggataggtacatggaggggtggggcttggagggatacgggccgaacacagggaattgggactagctgggtgggcatcgtggtcggcatggactggttgggccgaagggcttgtatccgtactgtattgctctgtggCTAAGTGTAAtacaacaaattaaacaaaacagcCGGTTGTTTCCATGTTGAATCCTTCCATTGAGCTGGTGAGGCACTCAGGAGCTGTGAGTGCCTCAGCCAGTTACATGTCAGCTTCCAACTACAGGTACTTACCAGCATGCCACACTCTCCTTAAGTGAACGGTACCTGTTTTTTGTACTGCTTTAATGAAGGTGTTGGAAGTACCTGTTTGTACTTGATGTGAACAGCAAGCACTGCAAAACTGAGTAATTTGGGACAACACACTGACCCTGAGCTTCGGGTTGCCTGCCACTTGAACTCAccgtcccactctgacctgtctgtctttggcctcctgcattgtgtcaatgaggcccaatgcagcCTTGAGGAAAAATGCTACATCAAGGGCCACgatggtaatgttgcagctctggttagaccacacttggagtattgtgttcagttttgatcacctcattataggaggatgtggaagctttagggagggtgcagaagagatttaccgggatgcagcctggattggagagcatgtcttacgaggaaaggttgagcgagctagggcttttctctttggagtgacggaggatgagaggtgacttgagagaggtgtgtaagatcatgaggggcagagacagagtggacagccagcgccttttcccCAGTAGGGCAGTGGCCAATACCAAagaacatctgtttaaggtgagtggaggaaagtttaggggagatgtcagaggtaggttttttacacagagtggtgggtgcctggaacgcactgccgggggtgggggtagaggctgGTACGACAAGGACATTTTAAAAGagtcttagagaggcacatggatgtaagaaaaatggaggggagctgtgtaggagggaagggtgaggttgatcgtggagtaggttggcacaacatggtgggccgaagggccagtactgtgctgtactgttccaacgCTGCATCTTCTgtgtgggcacattgcagcctgcaggactcttATCCAAcctcagataacttgctctttctttctgtttatatGAGAACTGGCCTTTTCACAAACTACATTACACGGACCACCCAACGTTAATaactcattacacagacaaagaagtttaatctgattttaaatgcCCCATTATTTCACCCCTTTTTCCACccatctccctcctccactctcccTGCTGTCTAGACATTTCTCTCTTCATCAgttcggatgaagggtctcagaactgaaacattgactgtttctctcttcacagacgctgcccgacccactgggtGTTCTCAgcgttttcagttttattttggattgcagcatctgtagtACTTCTGATTTTCAGTGGCTGCAGTCCCTATCTGATAACTGCAGATGTGCTTGCCTGTGGGAATTACTAAATATCGTTGCCAAGTGGTAGAGCCAAATGATTTTTCACTCCTGCCAAGCTATTTTGAAATACCCCATCAGTTAGAGTcttagagtaatgcagcatggaaacaggcccctcggcccaactcattcataccgaccaagatgcccaccaggctggtcctatttgcccacatttggcccatatccctctaaaactttcctatccatggacctgtctgagtgtcttttgaatgttgttaatgtacctgcctcacccacttcctctggcagctcgttccatgtacccaccaccttctgcgtgaggaagttgcccttcaggtcccttttaaatccagTTAACTAAGCTCAGACTCGTGACCAGTAAATTCATTAACTCAATAAGGAGCTGGTGTTTACTGTCTCGACGGTGTGTAATCAGTGTCTTATCTTTTCCAGATCCACCTCCTGACTTGCCGTACATGATCCGACGTTCCCGCATGCACAACCTCCCTGTTTATACAGACATCACCCACGGCAACAGGAAGATGACGGTCATTCGGAAGATAGAGGGTGACATTTGGGTACGTGATTATTTTGTTTGGGTCGTCTCGTTAATTGTAACTTAATAATGTTAAAACTAAATGCTGCCTGTGTGTTCTGTAAATATCAGTTTCCCTCACCTGTCCCATCCAAATGAGGGTGGCTCCTACCCTTCCTTCTGGAAAAGCCATTTCCTTTTCGTAgacgtgttgcattttggaaagtcaaatccaggtagaacttttacagtgaatggcagggccctggggacctcggagtacaagtgcatggttccctgaaagtggaatcacaggtagacagggtaatgAAGAACCCTttgggcacgctggccttcatcagtcagggtactgagtataaaagttagtgcggttgtacaggacttgtagtattgtgttcagttttggtcgccctgctataggaaagatgttattaaaccggaaagagtgcagaggacatttatgaggatgttgccaggactcgagggactgcgttatagggagaggttggacaggctgggactttatcccttggagcatagaagtctgagaggtgatcttatagaggtgtatagaggGAATCAagaaacttgaagggcaactttttttacacaaaaggtggtatttatgtggaacgagctgccagaggaagtggttgtggcaggtacaataacaactttttaaagacagctggacaggtccatggatgggaaaggtttagagggatatgggccaaacgcaggcaaatgggactggcttggatggggcatcttggtcggcatggactggttgggccaaagggcctgtttctgtgcagtataactctatgactctgtcagtggcacagcaggtagtactACTGCCTCACACTGCAgtaacctgggttcgatcctgttCTCGGGTTCTGTCTGTGCTGTGCTTGCGTGTTCACCCTGTGATCTGTGTGGGGTTCCCCCCCAgctgctccggattcctcccaccttccaaagaagGATAAGGTCctaatggggttagtgtaggtggtgggcagtgggccgaagggcctctttctgtgctgtgcaactctatatGCCTCcttgtgctggtagattaattggctgctgtaaattaccccttaacataggtaagtggcaaaagagtcaaaggggagttaGATGGACAGGTGAGAGAGaatgttgcagggctacagggaaatgggCCATGacgttgctctgctgggagctggcatggatctcatggactgaatggcctccttctgtgtcatcatAAGTAGGATCTCCTCGTTGCCTCCGAATGTCCCCGCACCTTGCTTCTCTTTGCACTAGTACTTCCGAAGGTGGCTGCACCACCTTCAGTACTCTCCTTACTGTGCGTATCGTCAGCAAACCTGCGCACGTGGCATAGAGTTCCTATTACAGATCTTCATTGTGCACCAGCAGTTATATCTTGGTAACTggagaaacatccatttacaaGCTATCTGTGCCATGACTTTAACTTCATTGATCTGAATCCTGCAAATTAGTCTGCCATTTCATTAAATtgttggtattggattattattgtcacttgtaccaatcgtacaggtcagttcattacacagcgcattgaggtagtacagggtaaaaacaataacagaacacagagtaaagtgtctcggctacagaggaagtgcagtgcaggtagcaaggtcataacaaggtagatcgtgaggtcaagaatctatctcatcatataagggaaccgttcagtagtcttataacagcaggatagaagctgtccttgagcctggtggtacatgccctcaaactcttgtatcttctgcctgatgggagaggggagaagagagaatgtcccgggtgggtggggtctttgattatgtcggctgcttcatcaagacaatgagaggtaaagacaagagtccatggaggggaggctggtgtccgtgaagtgctgggctgtgtccacaactctctgcagtttcttgtcccgggcagagcagttgtcataccaagctgtgatgcatccagataggatgctttctgaggtgcttcgataaaagttggtgagtgtcaaaggggacatgccaaatttctttagccgcctcctgaggaagtagaggcgctggtgagctttcttggccgtggtgtctacgtggttggaccaggacaggctattggtgatgttcactcctaggaacttgaagctctcagccctctcgacctcagcaccattgacgtagacagctgcatgtacaccgccccctttcctgaagtcaatgaccagctcttttgtttgctgacattgagggaaaggttgttgtcatgacaccatgtcactaaactctctctctccttcctataCTAAATTGTTGTTAAATATGGAGCTGTATCACTGTTCTGTTTATCTACATACCTCGTGACCTACATACCTGGTAAAGTCTTTTCATTCTGCATATTTTAACTCCTCTGGTGCCTTCTTGCCTTCTTCAGATGCTTGAAAAGGACCTGAAAGAATTCCTCACGCAGCTCACAGGCAAGACGCCGCTTACGCAGGTTAATGAGGTCGCAATGAACCTACGGGTCAAAGGTTACTTCGACAAAGAACTGAAGTCATGGCTTCTGGACAAGGGGTTCTAAGTTTTGTGAGTGGATTCTCTGGTTGTGTTGAAAGGTGTGCTAAAGCTGTttgattaaaagaaaatgaaaatctacAGTGGAAAGATTCTTGTGATGCTTCTCAAAAGGCAGACTAGCCCATTAAAGTGAGAGCTCTGGCGGTCAGGCAGTATCTTGACCCATGATCGATTctccaagcagtttgttttttgctccagatttcaggatctgcagtctctcctgtgtctccattaaactGAGGGCTTACCCTGGTTCCCTGCCCAACATGTCATTTTTATAGTTGTGTTCGactttggttgccctgctataggaaagcttgactgaggtgtacaagacgataagaggcacagatcgagtggacagtcagagactttttcccagggcgacaatggctaacacaaggggacataactttaaggtgattggaggaaggtataaggggggtgtcaggggtaagttttttacacagagagtggtgggtgcgtggaacgcactgctggcagaggttgtgggggcagatacattagggacatttaagagtctcttagatagacacatgaatgatagagaaatggggggctatgtgggagggaacagttagatagatcttagagcaggataaaatgtcagcacaacgttgtgggccgaagggcctctactgtgctgtagtgttctatgttaagctggaaagaattcaAAAGGGATTTACGAGATTGTTGCCGGggattgagggactgagttttggacagaggttgagcaggttgggattttattgactggagcgtaggagaatgaggggtgaccttatggaggtgtataaaatcatgaagggcgtcgatagggtgaatgcactcagtctttttcccagtgtaggggaatcaagaactagagggcacaggtttaaggtgagaggggagggatttaataggaacctgaggggcaactttttcacccagagggtggtcagtatatggaacgagctgccagaggaggttggtgaggcaggtacattaacaacatttaaaaggtgcttggacaggtccatggataggaaaggtttagagggatatgggccaaacatgggcaaatgggagtagcttagatgggtgccttggtcggcatggaccagttggggcatGTGGTCTGACTCTGCTTTCTGGGAAGTTCAGGTCTATGATAGTGTCCTTACCCACAGGCTGACAATGACCCTGAAGCACTGCTGGTGTGTGTGGCTCACCAGCATTCTGCCTTCACCAGCTGAGCCCTGGGAGAAgcctggagctggagctggagctctGTATGGACAGTCATCAATGCAGCCTCATGGATTGCGTTTGTGGAAGCTCAATTTGCATGTGGGAAAAGAGGCTCTTCATCTTCCATGTGGGTAATCTGCAAGTTTAATGAAACAGAATCTGTGCAACTACCAATTCATCATGAGCCCTGAGCATTGCCTCAAATCTTGCAGAAGCACCCAATGCTTTATGAACAAACCTTTCTGGAGTCAGGTATAATTTGCTGGACTTTCTTGGTCCAATTTTGTTGTCAGGATTTCAGGAAATGGTGTCTGATACTGTCAGATCATCTCTCCACTAACCCGATAAATCAGGCTTCCATGTTCCCCCATCCCCGAGGCACAGGTCCAGGCAGACTCCAGGACACAGCAAGTGTTGAAGCTCATTGCACCACTCCTGTAGGGGTGGAAGTGTTGAGCTGTCGAAGCAAGGCGATCCTTGAAGCAGTGACCTTATCCAGAGTCCTGGTTTACTGGTCACTGGTTTTTGGCTAATTCTGTGATCCTGATGTGCGAAGTGTGCCATTTCTGTCCCCGACACTACGTGAAGCACTGCAAATGTTCCAGTGGTGTGATATGTACCTTGGAACCACAAGGTTTACCAg
Coding sequences:
- the mrpl49 gene encoding mitochondrial ribosomal protein L49 isoform X1; amino-acid sequence: MAAVAWSRLLRVGRLAAPRPPNYCNSSSSDTTYPGIVESTEEFKFVERLIPPTIVPVPPKHDRYPTPSGWCPPRDPPPDLPYMIRRSRMHNLPVYTDITHGNRKMTVIRKIEGDIWMLEKDLKEFLTQLTGKTPLTQVNEVAMNLRVKGYFDKELKSWLLDKGF